Proteins from a genomic interval of Parcubacteria group bacterium ADurb.Bin159:
- a CDS encoding Pentaxin family protein, giving the protein MDEASWNGTSGEVKDSSGNNNHGTAAGNALPVAGKFGNGGTFDGSGDYVNISNFNIGNTITLSAWLKSSAYNGKIPLSLDGDNYSSGPNIYFTGGKINWNTGDSENNPFYNGYPDANWHHFVVVNDYANNYAKLFIDGVEKGTAGYRNSTTTNGVFRIGDFHGGSYSFNGLIDDVRIYNRALNNREIRALYEWGPPPVGYWKMDERVAGDNKTIYDISGNGNNGTTHYGANAMGMDCTKPGKYGTACSFDGVDDYVIKNPISNFPKSAITTTFWIKTSDSNDGIISYASTASDNNWLIFNSANIQIYTVTSNVTTGVSINDNKWHFIAVTWNGTDGATKLYKDGKLSYSGTLASGGSITANGSLVIGVDQDSVGGGFAAGEFFSGLIDDIRIYNYARTQKQILEDMNASRPAQKSPVGYWKFDEGYGTTVYDSSGFGNNGTITGAAWTNNGKFGKALSFDGADDYVNCGGINNFKFGSGNFTISAWIKTSGGSPDWAGILWKGKVNNPEPYYEPSYSFSKDGSADNYFFHSGHWSDRAYFGSIEDNKWHYLVGVVDSGISKAYLDGVLKSQSTATNSDYDTAFNIGKGVMNRVFKGLIDEVKIYNYALSEEEIKMEYNQGRAVVMGTTKNAASTWDDGGFGGNPPIALWDFNEQVGDYANDKSGNNNRGTLGGGTLDYKPTWYSPGKIGSALEFDGSNDYVEFSNILNIGLVSNTVEAWIKVPSDVTDRVGVILGNYNDSPNSNWELAGPAKPRFYWNNGQIDAYINIQLNDNKWHHLAFVRDKSAGKIYGYVDGIQYTMATTSGSDINFTTVHRIGGDKRTSGSQFFNGLIDHVQIFDYARTPAQIAWDYNHGKPVAQWRFDEYTSGNASGQTLYDDSDNNNDGTGYGTDGPIWTVGKLNSALQFDGVDDYVRMPHNDSLNARTHDLTVALWIKASLPISGDGYAGIIWKQYGYGSDNGNYWWIRQASTTRKLQISFSPASGLQTIVESSKPEVLDNTWHHITGIFDRDVGIKLFIDGKFDNSVTGSSGFANDQNGTGPLHIGEKIGGNYSYFNGLIDDVRIYNYARTPEQILEDYNSGAIRIGI; this is encoded by the coding sequence ATGGACGAAGCCTCTTGGAATGGTACTTCCGGTGAAGTTAAAGATTCCTCGGGTAACAATAATCACGGCACAGCCGCGGGTAATGCCCTCCCTGTTGCCGGCAAATTTGGCAACGGCGGTACTTTCGATGGTAGTGGAGATTATGTAAATATTAGCAATTTTAATATAGGCAATACTATTACATTATCGGCTTGGTTAAAAAGTTCGGCTTATAATGGTAAAATTCCTCTTTCATTAGATGGAGACAACTACAGCTCAGGTCCCAATATATATTTTACTGGCGGAAAAATTAATTGGAATACAGGAGATTCAGAAAATAATCCTTTTTATAATGGTTATCCTGATGCTAATTGGCATCATTTTGTTGTTGTTAATGATTATGCGAATAATTATGCAAAATTGTTTATTGATGGAGTAGAAAAAGGAACAGCTGGTTATAGAAATTCAACAACTACTAATGGAGTTTTTAGAATAGGCGATTTTCATGGTGGAAGTTATTCTTTTAATGGTCTTATTGATGATGTCCGCATATATAATCGCGCGCTTAATAATCGCGAAATCCGCGCTCTTTACGAATGGGGGCCTCCACCAGTCGGCTACTGGAAAATGGACGAAAGAGTCGCTGGAGACAATAAAACAATTTATGATATTTCCGGCAATGGCAATAATGGTACTACCCATTATGGAGCCAATGCTATGGGTATGGATTGCACCAAACCCGGCAAATATGGAACTGCTTGCTCCTTTGACGGAGTAGATGATTATGTGATTAAAAATCCAATTTCTAATTTTCCAAAATCGGCCATAACAACAACATTTTGGATAAAAACATCTGATTCTAACGATGGTATTATTTCTTACGCTTCAACAGCTTCTGATAATAATTGGTTAATTTTTAATAGCGCTAATATACAGATTTATACCGTAACATCTAATGTGACTACTGGTGTATCTATAAATGATAATAAATGGCATTTTATTGCTGTAACGTGGAATGGGACAGACGGGGCAACAAAATTATATAAAGATGGTAAATTATCTTATTCAGGAACACTTGCTTCGGGTGGTTCTATAACGGCAAATGGTTCTTTAGTGATAGGAGTTGACCAAGATAGTGTGGGAGGAGGATTTGCGGCAGGCGAATTTTTTTCTGGTCTTATTGATGATATTCGCATATATAATTACGCTCGCACGCAGAAGCAAATTTTGGAGGATATGAATGCCAGCCGGCCGGCTCAAAAATCTCCGGTTGGCTATTGGAAATTTGATGAGGGCTATGGCACCACGGTCTACGACTCCAGTGGTTTTGGCAATAATGGCACTATCACCGGTGCTGCTTGGACCAATAACGGTAAATTCGGCAAAGCATTGAGTTTTGACGGAGCAGATGATTATGTAAATTGCGGGGGTATTAATAACTTTAAATTTGGAAGTGGAAATTTTACCATATCAGCTTGGATCAAAACTTCGGGAGGATCTCCAGATTGGGCTGGAATACTCTGGAAAGGGAAGGTTAATAATCCAGAGCCATATTATGAGCCCTCTTATTCTTTCAGTAAAGATGGATCTGCCGATAATTATTTTTTCCATTCAGGGCATTGGAGTGATAGAGCATATTTCGGATCGATAGAAGACAATAAGTGGCATTATTTGGTTGGGGTTGTTGATTCGGGTATATCTAAAGCTTATTTAGATGGAGTTTTAAAATCTCAAAGTACTGCCACTAATTCAGATTATGATACGGCATTTAATATTGGCAAGGGCGTTATGAACAGAGTTTTTAAGGGTCTCATTGATGAAGTTAAAATTTATAACTACGCTTTAAGCGAGGAGGAGATAAAAATGGAGTATAATCAAGGCAGGGCAGTAGTAATGGGCACAACGAAAAACGCGGCTTCTACTTGGGATGATGGCGGTTTTGGCGGCAATCCACCTATAGCTCTTTGGGATTTTAATGAGCAAGTAGGGGATTATGCTAATGATAAATCGGGCAATAATAATAGAGGGACTTTGGGTGGGGGCACTCTTGATTATAAACCTACTTGGTATTCCCCGGGCAAAATTGGCAGTGCCCTAGAATTTGATGGGAGTAATGATTATGTAGAATTTTCAAATATTCTTAATATTGGTTTGGTTAGTAACACTGTTGAGGCATGGATTAAGGTTCCGTCTGATGTTACAGATAGGGTTGGTGTTATATTGGGTAATTATAATGATTCTCCTAATTCAAATTGGGAATTAGCGGGTCCTGCAAAACCGCGTTTTTATTGGAATAACGGTCAAATTGATGCTTATATTAACATTCAATTAAATGACAATAAATGGCACCATTTAGCTTTTGTTAGAGATAAATCAGCAGGAAAAATTTATGGATATGTTGATGGTATTCAATATACTATGGCGACTACTAGCGGTAGCGACATAAATTTTACTACTGTTCATAGAATTGGGGGAGATAAAAGAACTTCCGGTTCTCAATTTTTTAATGGTCTTATTGACCACGTGCAGATTTTTGATTACGCGCGGACGCCGGCGCAGATTGCTTGGGATTATAATCACGGCAAACCGGTAGCTCAGTGGCGATTTGATGAATATACTTCGGGCAATGCCTCAGGCCAAACTTTGTATGATGATTCAGATAATAATAATGACGGTACAGGTTATGGCACTGACGGTCCTATTTGGACCGTCGGCAAACTTAACTCCGCCCTGCAATTTGATGGAGTTGATGATTATGTAAGGATGCCACATAATGATAGTTTGAATGCAAGAACACATGATTTAACTGTTGCTCTTTGGATTAAAGCTTCTCTTCCTATTTCTGGAGATGGTTATGCGGGTATTATTTGGAAACAATATGGTTATGGATCTGATAATGGGAATTATTGGTGGATTCGTCAAGCATCCACGACTAGAAAATTACAAATCTCGTTTTCTCCAGCTAGTGGGTTACAAACAATAGTTGAGAGTAGTAAGCCGGAAGTTTTAGATAATACCTGGCATCATATTACTGGGATTTTTGACAGAGATGTAGGTATTAAACTTTTTATTGATGGCAAATTTGATAACTCAGTAACAGGAAGTAGTGGTTTTGCTAATGATCAAAACGGTACCGGTCCTCTACATATAGGAGAAAAAATAGGGGGAAATTATTCGTACTTTAATGGTCTTATCGATGATGTCCGTATCTATAACTACGCTCGTACGCCGGAACAAATTTTAGAGGATTACAATAGCGGAGCAATAAGAATTGGAATTTAA
- the serS gene encoding Serine--tRNA ligase, translating into MNLKFILQNIDKVKNGLEAKGVKVDIDKLIELDKQRKEILPKIEEIRAKQNKISGKPKEKEIYQLQELKKERIDWENKLKKIEKEIEEILSLVPNLPLESVPRGKSEKDNRILRKVGKIKNFSFTPKNYLEIGEENIDTERAAKISGTRFAFLKGDLVRLQFALIRFVLDFLSDKKNLEKIIKNKKLNLLSTPFIPILPPVLLQEKIMKGMGYVERGREEIYWIEKDKMCLVGTAEQSIGPMHKDEILEEKKMPFRYVGYSSCFRREAGSYGKDTKGILRVHQFDKLEMFSFCQPQNSNKEHQLFLALEEEMVQKLSLPYQVIETCTADLGDPAAAKFDIETWIPSEKKYRETHSTSNCTDFQAERLNIRFRDKNGDLRFVHTVNGTAFALGRIIIAILENYQKKDGGFGIPKVLKKYF; encoded by the coding sequence ATGAACCTAAAATTTATTTTACAAAATATAGATAAAGTAAAAAATGGGCTGGAAGCCAAAGGGGTAAAAGTGGATATTGATAAATTGATTGAGTTAGATAAACAGAGAAAAGAGATTTTACCCAAAATAGAAGAGATAAGGGCGAAGCAAAATAAAATTAGTGGCAAACCAAAAGAAAAAGAGATTTATCAATTGCAGGAATTAAAAAAAGAAAGGATTGATTGGGAAAATAAATTAAAAAAAATAGAAAAAGAAATAGAAGAGATATTATCTTTAGTACCCAATTTGCCTTTAGAAAGCGTGCCTCGAGGTAAATCAGAAAAAGATAATCGTATTTTAAGAAAAGTGGGGAAGATAAAAAATTTTTCTTTTACACCAAAAAATTATTTAGAAATAGGAGAAGAGAATATTGATACAGAACGGGCGGCAAAAATTTCCGGCACAAGATTTGCTTTTTTGAAAGGCGATTTAGTGCGTTTACAATTCGCTCTTATTCGCTTTGTTTTAGATTTTTTGTCAGATAAAAAAAATTTAGAAAAAATTATTAAAAATAAAAAATTAAATTTATTATCTACCCCATTTATACCAATTTTGCCCCCAGTTCTTTTACAGGAAAAGATTATGAAAGGTATGGGATATGTAGAGCGGGGGAGAGAAGAAATTTATTGGATAGAAAAAGATAAAATGTGTTTAGTGGGTACGGCTGAGCAATCCATTGGTCCGATGCATAAAGATGAAATTTTAGAAGAAAAAAAAATGCCTTTTCGTTATGTAGGTTATTCTTCCTGTTTTCGTCGGGAAGCGGGCTCTTATGGTAAAGATACAAAGGGAATTTTGCGGGTTCATCAATTTGACAAATTGGAAATGTTTAGTTTTTGTCAACCGCAAAACTCAAATAAAGAACACCAATTATTTTTGGCGTTAGAAGAAGAGATGGTGCAAAAATTGAGTTTGCCTTATCAAGTAATAGAGACGTGTACAGCGGATTTAGGCGACCCAGCAGCAGCGAAATTTGATATAGAAACCTGGATACCGTCGGAAAAAAAATATCGAGAGACGCATTCTACTTCTAATTGCACGGATTTTCAAGCAGAGAGATTAAATATTCGTTTTCGGGATAAAAATGGAGATTTAAGATTTGTTCATACAGTTAATGGCACAGCTTTTGCTTTGGGCAGAATTATTATTGCTATTCTAGAAAATTATCAAAAAAAAGATGGAGGGTTTGGCATACCTAAAGTATTAAAGAAATATTTTTAA
- the greA gene encoding Transcription elongation factor GreA, with product MDSLLTPEGKNKIQERLKYLKEVRRPEIAEAIQRAKELGDLSENAEYHSAKEEREQTEAEIIRLENILKSSIIIETDKNNGRINIGSKVKITINNLEQNFSIVSQEEVDAFSGAISYKSPLGQALMDHKKGDSFTFNTPKGETKIHIISVD from the coding sequence ATGGATTCTCTTTTAACCCCAGAAGGGAAAAACAAGATACAAGAGCGGCTTAAATATCTAAAAGAAGTTCGTCGGCCGGAAATCGCCGAAGCCATTCAACGAGCTAAAGAGTTAGGCGATTTAAGCGAAAATGCTGAATATCATTCCGCTAAAGAAGAACGCGAACAAACCGAAGCGGAAATTATTCGTTTGGAAAATATTTTAAAAAGCTCCATTATTATTGAAACCGATAAAAATAACGGGAGAATTAATATTGGCTCAAAAGTTAAAATCACTATAAATAATTTAGAACAAAATTTTTCTATTGTCAGCCAAGAAGAAGTTGACGCTTTTAGCGGCGCTATCTCTTATAAATCTCCTTTAGGTCAAGCCTTAATGGATCATAAAAAAGGCGATAGTTTCACTTTTAATACTCCCAAAGGCGAAACAAAAATCCACATCATTTCCGTTGACTGA
- the lysS gene encoding Lysine--tRNA ligase, translating to MEIKTGEEKFRREKLKKLREMGIDPYPAKTKITHNCKKAQEKFDELLSKEIILAGRILAIRLHGKACFLDLTDGTAVIQGYLSEDSVGKEKYNFFKEYIDIGDFIEIKGELFKTHKQEKTLRIKEWRILTKALLPLPEKWHGLKDKETRYRQRYLDLMANAEARKIFETRALIIQELRDFLDKRGFLEVETPILQGVAGGAAARPFITHLNALDIDLYLRIAPELYLKRLVVGGFPKVYEIARCFRNEGIDFAHNPEFTQVEFYEAYSDYNDLMDLTEDLMEKIVLKVCGSLELEYEKNKINFKKPYQRLTFRDALIKFADIDMEKIKTKEELFIVAKKKELAVEKNWSKGKILDEIWKELARPQIIQPCFIIDHPLELSPLAKKKADNPNYVERFQLLISGMEICNAFSELNDPIDQEERFKAQVIARKEGDEEAHPMDEDFISALEYGLPPTAGEGIGIDRLCQILTNQHSIREVILFPLMRPKL from the coding sequence ATGGAAATTAAAACAGGAGAGGAAAAATTTAGACGAGAAAAATTAAAAAAGCTTAGAGAAATGGGTATTGACCCGTATCCAGCAAAAACAAAAATAACCCATAATTGTAAAAAAGCACAAGAGAAATTTGATGAATTATTGAGTAAAGAAATTATTTTAGCCGGTCGTATTTTAGCCATACGTCTTCACGGAAAGGCCTGTTTTTTAGATTTAACTGATGGCACGGCTGTAATTCAGGGTTATTTATCTGAAGATAGTGTGGGCAAGGAAAAATATAATTTTTTTAAGGAGTACATTGATATTGGCGATTTTATAGAAATAAAAGGAGAGCTTTTTAAAACCCATAAGCAAGAAAAAACTTTACGGATAAAAGAATGGCGGATTTTAACCAAAGCTCTTTTGCCTTTGCCGGAAAAATGGCATGGGTTGAAAGATAAAGAAACAAGGTATCGACAGCGCTATTTGGATTTAATGGCTAATGCAGAAGCAAGAAAAATTTTTGAAACACGGGCGTTGATTATTCAAGAATTGCGGGATTTTTTAGATAAGCGTGGATTTTTAGAAGTAGAGACGCCAATATTGCAGGGAGTGGCAGGAGGCGCAGCAGCTCGGCCGTTTATTACTCATCTTAATGCTTTGGACATTGACCTTTATTTGCGTATTGCCCCGGAGTTGTATTTGAAGCGATTAGTAGTGGGCGGTTTCCCTAAAGTTTATGAAATAGCCCGCTGTTTTCGCAATGAGGGTATTGATTTTGCCCATAATCCAGAATTTACCCAAGTGGAATTTTATGAGGCATACAGCGATTATAATGATTTAATGGATTTAACTGAAGATCTAATGGAAAAAATTGTTTTAAAAGTTTGCGGTTCTTTGGAATTAGAATATGAAAAAAATAAAATCAATTTTAAAAAACCTTACCAGAGATTAACTTTTAGAGACGCTTTAATTAAATTCGCTGATATTGATATGGAAAAAATTAAAACAAAAGAAGAATTATTTATTGTTGCCAAGAAAAAAGAATTAGCCGTGGAGAAAAATTGGTCTAAAGGAAAAATTTTAGATGAAATATGGAAAGAATTAGCTCGTCCCCAGATAATTCAGCCCTGTTTTATTATTGATCATCCTTTGGAGCTTTCTCCTTTAGCAAAGAAAAAAGCGGATAATCCGAATTATGTGGAGCGATTTCAATTATTAATTTCTGGAATGGAAATTTGTAATGCTTTCTCGGAATTAAACGACCCTATAGACCAAGAAGAAAGGTTTAAGGCGCAAGTAATAGCCAGAAAAGAGGGAGACGAAGAAGCACATCCTATGGATGAGGATTTTATATCAGCTCTCGAATACGGACTTCCGCCTACGGCTGGTGAGGGTATCGGCATTGATAGATTGTGTCAGATTTTAACCAATCAGCATAGCATCAGAGAAGTAATTTTATTTCCGTTAATGAGACCAAAATTATGA
- the recJ gene encoding Single-stranded-DNA-specific exonuclease RecJ, translated as MIWQLPKKVPQEIKERFPEIHPIILSILYSRGLDTQEKVDEFLLPDYSQDVHNPFLFNDMARAIERLKQARDKKEKVVIYGDFDADGVTSATLLFKAFQKFGLKRINLYLPDRDVEGYGLNEKAVKEFHKKGVNLIVTCDCGVTNVWEVDLANKLGMEVIITDHHLEEEKIPNALAVIDPKVKKEKYPFGDLAGVGVAFKLAQALLSNHHTSESEAFLKWLLDLVAVGTITDRMPLLGENRTLVKYGLVVLNKTSNLGLRALIKKAGLTLDNINSEDISYRLGPRLNVAGRIDHANDALFLLLSKDKEKINFLADKIETMNRKRQKMVDDIILDIKNNFSKKLENKLIFITGKSWTNGILGLVANKLLDEYGKPAIIVSQTKKEIKGSGRSHPPLDLFEILNKFKDYLKSFGGHKQAVGFELKDEKFLPLLEEGLLKEIAKLKEQKFGQKIQIDSVVKLEDINWDIYEEVKRFAPFGQANEMPKFLVKNIKLTNLETVGQKGEHRRMIFEGGKKMIYFSADASKDLKVGDYYNVVFTLSVNQWNGEQELEMKVIDIKRV; from the coding sequence ATGATTTGGCAATTACCGAAAAAAGTTCCTCAAGAAATTAAAGAAAGATTTCCGGAAATTCATCCGATTATTCTTTCTATTCTTTACTCTCGGGGTTTGGATACACAAGAAAAAGTTGATGAATTTCTTTTACCGGATTATTCGCAAGATGTTCATAACCCATTTCTTTTTAATGATATGGCTCGGGCTATAGAACGGCTTAAACAAGCACGAGATAAAAAGGAGAAGGTAGTAATTTATGGGGATTTTGATGCCGATGGAGTGACTTCAGCGACTTTGCTCTTTAAAGCATTTCAAAAGTTTGGTTTGAAAAGAATTAATTTATATTTGCCGGATAGGGATGTGGAAGGATATGGCTTGAACGAAAAAGCAGTAAAAGAATTTCATAAGAAGGGAGTTAATTTAATTGTCACTTGCGATTGCGGAGTAACTAATGTTTGGGAAGTTGATTTAGCTAATAAATTAGGAATGGAAGTAATAATTACTGATCATCATTTAGAAGAAGAAAAAATCCCTAATGCTTTAGCTGTTATAGATCCGAAAGTGAAAAAAGAAAAATATCCTTTTGGAGATTTGGCGGGCGTGGGTGTGGCTTTTAAATTAGCCCAAGCTCTTTTAAGCAATCACCATACTTCTGAAAGTGAGGCATTTCTAAAATGGCTTTTGGATTTAGTGGCTGTAGGCACAATAACCGACAGAATGCCTTTATTGGGGGAAAACAGGACTTTAGTAAAATACGGATTGGTTGTTTTAAACAAAACATCTAATTTGGGTTTGCGCGCTTTAATAAAAAAAGCAGGTTTAACTTTGGATAATATTAATAGTGAAGATATTTCTTATCGTCTTGGGCCTCGCCTTAATGTTGCCGGCAGAATAGATCATGCCAATGACGCTTTATTTTTACTTTTGTCAAAAGATAAAGAAAAAATAAATTTTTTGGCTGACAAAATTGAGACAATGAACAGGAAGAGGCAAAAAATGGTTGATGATATTATATTGGATATTAAAAATAATTTTTCAAAAAAACTAGAGAATAAACTTATTTTTATTACCGGAAAATCTTGGACTAACGGCATATTGGGTTTAGTGGCTAATAAATTACTTGATGAATATGGTAAACCTGCTATTATTGTTTCTCAAACAAAAAAAGAAATAAAAGGTTCAGGAAGAAGTCATCCGCCTCTTGATTTATTTGAAATTTTAAATAAATTTAAAGATTATTTGAAAAGTTTTGGCGGGCATAAACAAGCAGTAGGGTTTGAATTGAAAGATGAAAAATTTTTGCCTTTGTTAGAAGAGGGATTATTAAAAGAAATAGCCAAATTAAAAGAACAAAAGTTTGGACAGAAAATTCAAATCGATTCTGTGGTTAAATTAGAAGATATAAATTGGGACATTTACGAAGAAGTTAAGCGATTTGCTCCTTTTGGTCAAGCTAATGAAATGCCGAAGTTTTTAGTTAAAAATATAAAATTAACCAATTTAGAAACTGTGGGGCAAAAAGGAGAGCATCGGCGAATGATTTTTGAAGGAGGAAAAAAAATGATTTATTTTTCTGCTGATGCAAGTAAAGATTTAAAAGTAGGAGATTATTATAATGTGGTTTTTACTTTAAGTGTTAATCAATGGAACGGAGAGCAGGAATTGGAAATGAAGGTGATAGATATAAAAAGGGTTTGA
- the leuS gene encoding Leucine--tRNA ligase, translating into MPVYNHQNIEKKWQKYWQKKNIFKAEDESSKPKFYCLDMFPYPSSYGLHVGHLRGYTISDIIAKKRLMEGYNVLHPMGWDAFGLPAENFALKTGVHPAITTQKAIKNIKKQLISSGLGYDWSREICSCSKDYYQWTQWMFLELYKAGLAYRKKAEVNFCPSCKTVLANEQVIDGKCERCQNIVSKKQLEQWFFKITDYAERLIDDLDKIDWPDKIKIMQRNWIGKSEGTEIIFQIPNSEFQIPVFTTRVDTLFGCTYIVIAPESSIIKQLKPKISNYKEVLDYTEKAKTKSETERLAEDKEKTGVEIKGIKAINPINNEEVPIFVADYVLTEYGTGAIMAVPAHDERDFLFAKKYNLSVKEVIQPVNSQTKFPEKAFEDDGVLINSGVFTGLSSLEAREKITQYLSEKKLGKKAVYYKLRDWLISRQRYWGAPIPMIFCPKCGWQAVAENDLPVLLPKIKDFKPGGEGESPLIKSKKFLQTKCPKCGGLAKRETDTMDTFVCSSWYYLAYAFWHKQKNQKGSILKEHKNLIKFWLPVDLYVGGAEHACLHLLYARFFVKALKDLGYIDFDEAFSKLFNQGTIYHEGAKMSKSRGNVVSPDEIFKKYGADTLRVYELFIGPADQACQWQDKGIIGSYRFLQKVWQLLDRFETQSKKMKTIETSLPIKKLLHKTIKQVTEDIESFKFNTAISSLMVLTNEMEKAEQLAVSDYELLIKLVAPFAPHLSEEIWQRLGHKASIFFENWPKYDKELVKEEKFIFIIQINGKIRDKVEIEKGISREKVEEIVFSREKTQKWIKDKEIKKIIFVPDKLINLVI; encoded by the coding sequence ATATTTTTAAGGCAGAAGATGAATCATCAAAGCCGAAATTTTATTGTTTGGATATGTTTCCTTACCCTTCAAGTTATGGATTGCATGTAGGGCATTTAAGAGGTTATACTATTTCTGATATTATAGCCAAAAAAAGACTAATGGAGGGATATAATGTTTTACATCCTATGGGCTGGGACGCTTTTGGTTTGCCAGCGGAAAATTTTGCCCTTAAAACCGGAGTTCATCCGGCAATTACCACACAAAAAGCCATTAAAAATATCAAAAAGCAGCTTATCTCTTCCGGCTTGGGATATGATTGGTCAAGAGAAATTTGTTCTTGTTCTAAGGATTATTATCAATGGACACAATGGATGTTTTTAGAACTTTATAAGGCGGGTTTGGCTTATCGGAAAAAAGCAGAAGTAAATTTTTGTCCTTCTTGCAAAACAGTTTTAGCTAATGAACAGGTTATTGATGGCAAATGTGAAAGATGCCAGAACATAGTTTCTAAAAAGCAGTTAGAGCAATGGTTCTTTAAAATTACTGATTATGCCGAAAGATTAATAGATGATTTAGATAAAATTGATTGGCCTGACAAGATAAAAATAATGCAAAGAAATTGGATAGGAAAATCCGAAGGTACAGAAATTATTTTCCAAATTCCAAATTCCGAATTTCAAATTCCTGTTTTCACCACGCGCGTGGATACTTTATTTGGCTGTACTTATATTGTTATTGCGCCAGAATCTTCTATTATCAAACAATTAAAACCCAAAATTTCTAATTATAAAGAAGTTTTAGATTATACAGAAAAAGCAAAGACAAAATCAGAAACAGAAAGATTAGCGGAAGACAAAGAAAAAACAGGAGTGGAAATAAAAGGAATAAAAGCGATAAATCCTATTAATAACGAAGAAGTGCCTATTTTTGTCGCTGATTATGTCTTAACCGAATACGGTACAGGAGCCATAATGGCTGTGCCGGCTCACGATGAACGTGATTTTCTTTTTGCTAAAAAATATAATTTATCCGTTAAAGAAGTTATTCAGCCGGTAAATAGTCAAACAAAATTTCCTGAAAAAGCATTTGAAGATGATGGGGTTTTGATTAACTCCGGCGTTTTTACCGGTTTGTCTTCGCTTGAAGCAAGAGAGAAAATTACTCAATATTTATCAGAAAAAAAATTAGGCAAAAAAGCAGTTTATTATAAATTACGCGATTGGCTTATTTCTCGTCAAAGATATTGGGGAGCGCCCATACCAATGATTTTTTGTCCTAAATGTGGCTGGCAGGCGGTAGCAGAAAACGATTTGCCTGTTTTGCTTCCTAAAATTAAAGATTTCAAGCCAGGAGGCGAAGGGGAAAGTCCTTTAATTAAATCAAAAAAATTTTTACAAACTAAATGCCCCAAATGCGGAGGTTTAGCGAAAAGAGAAACAGACACGATGGACACTTTCGTTTGCTCTTCTTGGTATTATCTTGCTTACGCTTTTTGGCATAAGCAAAAAAATCAAAAAGGGAGCATTTTAAAAGAGCATAAAAATTTAATTAAATTTTGGCTGCCCGTTGATTTATATGTGGGTGGAGCGGAGCATGCTTGTTTACATCTTTTATACGCTCGATTTTTTGTTAAAGCGTTAAAAGATTTAGGCTATATTGATTTTGACGAGGCATTTTCCAAATTATTCAATCAGGGCACGATTTATCATGAGGGAGCTAAAATGTCTAAGTCCCGAGGCAATGTGGTAAGCCCGGACGAGATTTTTAAAAAATATGGAGCAGACACTCTTCGAGTTTATGAACTTTTCATTGGCCCGGCTGATCAGGCCTGCCAATGGCAGGATAAGGGAATAATCGGTTCTTATCGATTTTTACAAAAAGTGTGGCAACTTTTAGATAGATTCGAAACTCAAAGTAAAAAGATGAAAACAATAGAGACATCTCTTCCTATAAAAAAATTGCTTCATAAAACTATTAAGCAAGTGACCGAAGACATAGAAAGTTTTAAATTTAATACGGCTATTTCTTCACTTATGGTTTTAACTAATGAGATGGAAAAGGCGGAGCAATTAGCTGTCTCAGATTATGAGTTATTGATAAAATTAGTAGCTCCTTTTGCTCCTCATTTATCTGAAGAAATTTGGCAAAGATTAGGCCATAAAGCAAGTATATTTTTTGAGAATTGGCCTAAATACGACAAGGAATTAGTGAAAGAAGAGAAATTTATATTCATTATTCAAATTAATGGTAAAATACGAGATAAAGTAGAAATAGAAAAAGGAATATCTCGGGAAAAAGTAGAAGAAATTGTTTTTAGCCGAGAAAAAACGCAAAAATGGATAAAGGATAAAGAAATAAAAAAAATAATTTTTGTGCCCGATAAATTAATTAATTTGGTAATCTAA